From Gemmatimonadaceae bacterium, the proteins below share one genomic window:
- a CDS encoding RNA polymerase sigma factor RpoD/SigA, whose product MATEVKRRKRRTAPAGIAPSEPERDILDQYLYEVSTYPLLKGNEEIEVARKIRAGDQDALQELVKRNLRFVISVAKKYQNRGLPLIDLIGEGNVGLLTAARKFDPDQGVKFISYAVWWIRQAILSSLARQGRTVRVPLNRTADLSRIIKASEILRQKLRREPTPEELSQVTGLSVDVVQSLAALNTGDVRLDAPMDPDGDRSLIERFVADEMPDTEEEAMNRFLNDEIEHALNTLPPRDAKVLRLYFGLEGGREHTLEEIGSMLGVTRERVRQLRDRALKRLREGDVGRALGSFAA is encoded by the coding sequence ATGGCCACCGAAGTAAAGCGTCGGAAGCGGCGCACCGCGCCTGCTGGCATCGCCCCGAGCGAGCCCGAGCGCGACATTCTCGACCAGTACCTCTACGAAGTCTCCACGTACCCCCTCCTGAAGGGGAACGAGGAGATTGAGGTCGCGCGGAAGATCCGCGCTGGCGACCAGGACGCCCTCCAGGAGCTGGTCAAGCGCAACCTGCGCTTCGTCATCTCGGTGGCCAAGAAGTACCAGAACCGCGGCCTGCCCCTCATCGATCTCATCGGCGAGGGCAACGTCGGCCTGCTCACCGCCGCCCGGAAGTTCGATCCCGACCAGGGCGTGAAGTTCATCTCCTACGCCGTGTGGTGGATCCGCCAGGCCATCCTGAGCTCGCTGGCCCGCCAGGGCCGCACGGTCCGCGTGCCGCTCAACCGCACCGCCGACCTCTCGCGCATCATCAAGGCCTCGGAAATCCTCCGCCAGAAGCTGCGCCGCGAGCCAACGCCGGAAGAGCTCTCGCAGGTCACCGGACTGTCCGTGGACGTCGTGCAGTCGCTCGCCGCGCTCAACACCGGCGACGTCCGACTCGATGCCCCGATGGATCCCGACGGCGATCGCTCCCTGATCGAGCGCTTCGTCGCCGACGAGATGCCCGACACCGAGGAAGAGGCGATGAACCGCTTCCTCAACGACGAGATCGAGCACGCCCTCAACACCCTGCCGCCCCGCGATGCCAAGGTGCTGCGCCTCTACTTCGGGCTCGAAGGCGGTCGCGAGCACACGCTCGAGGAGATCGGTTCCATGCTCGGCGTCACGCGTGAGCGGGTCCGGCAGCTGCGTGACCGTGCGCTCAAGCGGCTCCGTGAAGGGGATGTGGGGCGCGCGCTGGGGTCGTTCGCCGCATAA
- a CDS encoding ATP-binding cassette domain-containing protein, whose translation MIVFDNLHKAFGDNEVLRGFSLEVKEGETMVIIGYSGTGKSVAIKHIVGLLDPDLGRVFVDGVEVQKLSRQELYKLRAKIGYVFQFAALFDSLTIADNVAMGLRKQGQLTESEIKDRVHEALELVDLEDDVGVRLPAELSGGMRKRVGIARAIALRPKYLLYDEPTTGLDPVTSAIIDALMVRMQKQLGVTGIVITHDMRSAYTVGTRIAMLYEGQVRQVGTVDEIKATTDPIVRQFIEGRAELEPFEPVAR comes from the coding sequence GTGATCGTCTTCGACAACCTCCACAAGGCCTTTGGCGACAACGAAGTGCTCCGTGGCTTCTCCCTCGAGGTGAAAGAGGGCGAGACCATGGTCATCATCGGCTACTCGGGCACGGGAAAGTCGGTCGCGATCAAGCACATCGTCGGGCTGCTCGACCCCGACCTCGGTCGCGTCTTCGTGGACGGCGTCGAGGTCCAGAAGCTCTCGCGACAGGAGCTCTACAAGCTCCGCGCCAAGATCGGCTACGTGTTCCAGTTCGCCGCGCTCTTCGACTCCCTGACCATCGCCGACAACGTGGCCATGGGCCTGCGCAAGCAGGGCCAGCTCACCGAGTCCGAGATCAAGGATCGCGTGCACGAGGCATTGGAGCTGGTCGACCTCGAGGACGACGTCGGCGTGCGGCTCCCCGCCGAACTCTCGGGCGGTATGCGCAAGCGCGTTGGCATCGCTCGCGCCATCGCGCTACGCCCGAAGTACCTGCTCTACGATGAACCCACGACCGGCCTCGATCCCGTCACCAGCGCCATCATCGACGCGCTGATGGTCCGCATGCAGAAGCAGCTCGGGGTCACGGGCATCGTGATTACCCACGACATGCGCAGCGCCTACACTGTCGGCACGCGCATCGCCATGCTCTATGAGGGACAGGTGCGCCAGGTCGGCACCGTCGACGAGATCAAGGCCACGACGGATCCCATCGTCAGGCAGTTCATCGAAGGCCGTGCCGAGCTGGAGCCGTTCGAGCCCGTCGCGCGGTGA
- a CDS encoding NUDIX domain-containing protein has translation MTRKKKPREEVSAGGIVFRRDGERTFYLLIRDPYRNWGFPKGHLEAGEEPSSAALREVAEETGIGRLEIRAPVETIDWTFRFRGRKIHKVCHFFLMETEQRRTVPQREEGITACRWASYEQATKMLAYDNARAVLESAHALLAVGPDDAAVLPASDVSAAS, from the coding sequence GTGACGCGGAAGAAGAAGCCCCGTGAGGAGGTCTCGGCCGGCGGCATCGTGTTCCGCCGCGACGGCGAGCGCACGTTCTACCTGCTCATCCGCGATCCCTATCGCAACTGGGGCTTCCCGAAGGGCCATCTCGAAGCCGGCGAGGAACCATCGTCCGCCGCCCTGCGTGAGGTGGCCGAGGAGACGGGCATCGGCCGACTCGAGATCCGCGCGCCCGTGGAGACCATCGATTGGACCTTTCGGTTTCGCGGCCGCAAGATCCACAAGGTCTGCCACTTCTTCCTGATGGAGACGGAGCAGCGCCGCACCGTGCCGCAGCGTGAGGAAGGCATCACGGCTTGCCGCTGGGCCTCGTACGAACAGGCGACCAAGATGCTCGCCTACGACAACGCCCGCGCCGTGCTAGAGTCTGCACACGCACTCCTCGCGGTCGGGCCGGATGATGCCGCGGTGCTGCCCGCCAGCGACGTCAGCGCCGCGTCCTGA
- a CDS encoding helix-turn-helix domain-containing protein, producing the protein MPDRLLGPLSAPGIIAATGRDRARDAFRRALPRRRGHLFLVRTADELRRTLATAFVDAVVVDLAQPTDETWAQAALARDYPSIPFLGYAPLRPADAATQARAAKLELVDCLVEGAEDEVLRELTLPATFTVRFATALQDAPARIGLTTPVQLSAWRYIVAQGGRIVRTEAIADAVGLTREHLSRRFSSDGAPNLKRVIDLVRLLAAAALAKNPGLDLPDVSRILGFASASHLSACCQRLFGVKSSSLARLRPADLMDRFVKQGRGRSRS; encoded by the coding sequence GTGCCCGACCGCTTGCTCGGGCCCCTCTCGGCCCCAGGGATCATCGCCGCCACCGGCCGAGATCGCGCACGGGACGCCTTTCGCCGCGCCCTGCCGCGCCGCCGGGGCCACCTCTTCCTCGTGCGCACGGCGGATGAGCTCCGCCGCACCCTGGCGACCGCCTTCGTCGATGCGGTGGTGGTGGACCTCGCCCAGCCCACCGACGAGACCTGGGCGCAGGCCGCGCTGGCCCGCGACTACCCCAGCATCCCCTTCCTGGGCTATGCCCCGCTGCGTCCCGCGGACGCGGCGACGCAGGCACGGGCGGCGAAGCTTGAGCTGGTCGATTGCCTTGTGGAGGGCGCGGAGGACGAGGTGCTTCGCGAGCTGACGCTGCCGGCGACGTTTACCGTGCGCTTCGCAACTGCGCTCCAGGATGCGCCGGCACGGATCGGCCTGACGACTCCGGTGCAACTCTCGGCCTGGCGATACATCGTTGCGCAGGGTGGCCGCATCGTTCGCACCGAAGCCATCGCCGACGCGGTGGGCCTGACGCGCGAGCACCTGAGCCGACGCTTCTCGTCGGATGGCGCTCCCAATCTGAAACGCGTGATCGACCTCGTCCGCCTGCTGGCGGCTGCGGCCTTGGCGAAGAATCCCGGCTTGGACCTGCCGGACGTCTCGCGCATCCTCGGCTTCGCCTCCGCGTCGCACCTCTCGGCCTGCTGCCAGCGGCTGTTCGGCGTGAAGAGTTCGTCGTTGGCTCGGTTGCGGCCGGCGGATCTCATGGACCGGTTCGTGAAGCAGGGGCGGGGGCGGTCTCGTTCGTAG
- the atpA gene encoding F0F1 ATP synthase subunit alpha yields the protein MASQTALRPGEIKDILLREIEAADLNTLDVEEVGSVLEVKDGIARIYGLQKAMAGEMLEIKSSETGETITALALNLEEDNIGAVILGDYLQLKEGDEVRRTARVLEVPVGPAMIGRVVDALGRPIDGQGPINTTMSRKVESEAPGIIVRQPVGEPLQTGLKAVDAMIPIGRGQRELIIGDRGTGKTAIAIDTIINQKDSGVICVYVAIGQKASTVASVVEKLKEAGAMSYTIVVVAAASDPAPMQYIAPYSGVAMAEYFMYHEGKATLAVYDDLTKQAAAYRQLSLVLRRPPGREAFPGDVFYLHSRLLERAAKLSNDQKIVDNKTIFAPGGSLTALPIIETQAGDVSAYIPTNVISITDGQIFLESDLFFAGVRPAINVGISVSRVGGAAQTKAVKSVAGRLRLDLAQYRELEAFAAFASDLDAATKKQLERGALTVEILKQGQYQPMGFEQQAMIIFAVTNGFIDDVEVSKVREWESGFHAYMKAQFPQVGDAIKKEKVISKETEAELRRAIEQYKQTKG from the coding sequence ATGGCTTCCCAGACGGCGCTGCGCCCGGGCGAGATCAAGGACATCCTGCTTCGCGAGATCGAAGCGGCCGACCTCAACACCCTCGACGTCGAGGAAGTCGGTTCCGTCCTCGAGGTGAAGGACGGCATCGCCCGCATCTACGGCCTCCAGAAGGCGATGGCCGGCGAGATGCTCGAGATCAAGTCCTCCGAGACCGGCGAGACCATCACGGCCCTCGCGCTCAACCTCGAAGAGGACAACATCGGCGCCGTTATCCTCGGCGACTACCTCCAGCTCAAGGAGGGCGACGAGGTCCGCCGCACCGCCCGCGTGCTCGAGGTGCCGGTCGGCCCCGCCATGATCGGTCGCGTCGTGGACGCGCTCGGCCGCCCCATCGACGGCCAGGGCCCCATCAACACCACCATGAGCCGCAAGGTGGAGTCCGAGGCCCCCGGCATCATCGTCCGCCAGCCGGTGGGCGAGCCGCTGCAGACCGGCCTCAAAGCCGTCGACGCGATGATCCCGATCGGCCGCGGCCAGCGCGAGCTCATCATCGGTGACCGTGGCACGGGCAAGACCGCCATCGCCATCGACACGATCATCAACCAGAAGGACAGCGGCGTCATCTGCGTGTACGTCGCCATCGGCCAGAAGGCCTCGACGGTCGCCAGCGTCGTGGAGAAGCTCAAGGAAGCCGGCGCGATGTCGTACACGATCGTCGTCGTCGCCGCCGCCTCCGACCCGGCCCCGATGCAGTACATCGCCCCCTACTCGGGTGTGGCGATGGCCGAGTACTTCATGTACCACGAGGGCAAGGCGACGCTGGCGGTCTATGACGACCTGACCAAGCAGGCCGCCGCCTACCGCCAGCTCTCGCTGGTGCTGCGCCGCCCGCCGGGCCGCGAGGCCTTCCCGGGCGACGTGTTCTACCTCCACAGCCGCCTGCTGGAGCGCGCCGCCAAGCTCTCGAACGACCAGAAGATCGTCGACAACAAGACCATCTTCGCGCCCGGCGGCTCGCTGACCGCGCTGCCGATCATCGAGACCCAGGCCGGCGACGTGTCGGCATACATCCCGACGAACGTCATCTCGATCACCGACGGCCAGATCTTCCTCGAGTCCGACCTGTTCTTCGCCGGCGTCCGCCCCGCGATCAACGTCGGCATCTCGGTGTCGCGCGTGGGTGGCGCGGCGCAGACGAAGGCCGTGAAGTCCGTGGCCGGCCGTCTCCGCCTCGACCTCGCGCAGTATCGCGAGTTGGAGGCCTTCGCGGCCTTCGCCTCCGACCTCGACGCCGCCACCAAGAAGCAGCTCGAGCGCGGTGCCCTCACGGTTGAGATCCTGAAGCAGGGTCAGTACCAGCCGATGGGCTTCGAGCAGCAGGCCATGATCATCTTCGCGGTCACCAACGGCTTCATCGACGACGTCGAGGTCTCCAAGGTCCGCGAGTGGGAGTCCGGCTTCCACGCCTACATGAAGGCGCAGTTCCCGCAGGTCGGCGACGCGATCAAGAAGGAGAAGGTGATCTCGAAGGAGACCGAAGCCGAGCTCCGCCGCGCGATCGAGCAGTACAAGCAGACCAAGGGCTGA
- the atpG gene encoding ATP synthase F1 subunit gamma gives MAKGRELKGRIKTVENTRKITRTMEMVATSKMKRAVDRVVAARPYANALADVIASLYNPDLAERFPLLRQPAAEKKAALVLLTSNRGLAGAFNANLIKEARAALAKLEKAGTAVELHVVGKKGLGFFRYIGRAVAVPRTDITDRPSARDAASLVDGLMQRFVDGELDAVYVVGSRFNSVLSTPPTTERVLPVTPPSAKGGQKDYLLYPSAEEILTELLPSYVRNAVYRALVETAAAEQAARRTAMKNATDNAGEMLTLLRRTYNRARQAQITQEIAEIVGGAAALQG, from the coding sequence ATGGCAAAAGGTCGCGAACTCAAAGGCCGCATCAAGACGGTAGAGAACACCCGCAAGATCACGCGGACGATGGAGATGGTCGCCACGTCCAAGATGAAGCGCGCGGTGGATCGCGTGGTGGCCGCTCGCCCCTACGCGAATGCGCTCGCGGATGTGATCGCGTCGCTGTACAACCCTGACCTCGCGGAGCGTTTCCCACTGCTCCGCCAGCCGGCGGCGGAGAAGAAGGCGGCGCTGGTGCTGCTCACGTCGAATCGCGGTCTCGCCGGCGCCTTCAACGCCAACCTGATCAAGGAAGCGCGGGCTGCGCTCGCCAAGCTGGAGAAGGCGGGCACGGCGGTCGAACTGCACGTCGTCGGCAAGAAGGGCCTCGGGTTCTTCCGCTATATCGGCCGAGCCGTGGCCGTGCCGCGCACGGACATCACGGACCGGCCGAGCGCGCGGGACGCCGCCTCCCTCGTGGACGGGTTGATGCAGCGCTTTGTCGACGGCGAGCTCGACGCTGTGTATGTAGTCGGTTCGCGCTTCAACTCGGTGCTCTCCACGCCGCCGACCACCGAGCGCGTGCTGCCCGTGACGCCGCCGTCCGCCAAGGGCGGACAGAAGGACTACCTGCTGTATCCCTCGGCCGAGGAGATCCTCACCGAGTTGCTGCCCTCGTACGTGCGCAATGCGGTCTACCGCGCGCTCGTCGAGACTGCCGCGGCCGAGCAGGCCGCGCGCCGCACGGCGATGAAGAACGCCACCGACAACGCCGGCGAGATGCTCACGCTCCTCCGTCGCACCTACAACCGCGCCCGTCAGGCGCAGATCACGCAGGAAATCGCCGAGATTGTCGGCGGTGCCGCTGCGCTCCAGGGCTGA
- the atpD gene encoding F0F1 ATP synthase subunit beta: MTTATANTTGKIVQVIGPVIDVEFEAEQLPELYNALEIKGRTDAGQDVRVVAEVQQHIGRNQVRAVAMSSTDGITRGMDAVDTGAAIAVPVGEAALGRILNVLGEPVDMGADIPASVERWPIHRKRPDFVNLEPKTEVFETGIKVVDLIAPFVKGGKIGLFGGAGVGKTVVIQELINNVAKAHGGKSVFCGVGERTREGNDLYLEFKEANILDKVALIYGQMNEPPGARLRVGLAGLTVAEYFRDKENADVLVFIDNIFRFTQAGSEVSALLGRMPSAVGYQPTLATEMGELQERITSTRNGSITSVQAIYVPADDITDPAPATAFAHLDATVVLSRAITELGIYPAVDPLASGSRILDPQFVGERHYNVASSVQRILQRYKELQDIIAILGMDELSEDDKKIVGRARRIQRFMSQPFAVAEQFTGRPGKFVKLEETISSFERLVAGEFDHLPEQAFFMAGGIDDVVENAKALQG; this comes from the coding sequence ATGACTACCGCTACCGCCAACACCACGGGCAAGATCGTCCAGGTCATCGGACCCGTCATCGACGTCGAGTTCGAGGCCGAGCAGCTGCCCGAGCTCTACAACGCCCTCGAGATCAAGGGCCGCACCGACGCGGGCCAGGACGTCCGAGTCGTAGCCGAGGTGCAGCAGCACATCGGCCGCAACCAGGTGCGCGCCGTCGCCATGAGCTCCACCGACGGCATCACGCGCGGCATGGACGCCGTGGACACGGGCGCCGCCATCGCGGTGCCGGTGGGTGAGGCCGCCCTCGGCCGCATCCTCAACGTGCTCGGCGAGCCGGTGGACATGGGCGCCGACATCCCGGCCTCGGTCGAGCGCTGGCCGATCCATCGCAAGCGCCCGGACTTCGTGAACCTCGAGCCGAAGACGGAAGTCTTCGAGACGGGCATCAAGGTCGTGGACCTCATCGCCCCCTTCGTGAAGGGTGGCAAGATCGGGCTCTTCGGCGGCGCCGGCGTGGGCAAGACGGTCGTCATCCAGGAGCTCATCAACAACGTCGCCAAGGCGCACGGCGGCAAGTCCGTGTTCTGCGGCGTGGGTGAGCGCACGCGTGAGGGCAACGACCTCTACCTCGAGTTCAAGGAAGCGAACATCCTGGACAAGGTCGCCCTGATCTACGGGCAGATGAACGAGCCGCCGGGCGCGCGTCTCCGCGTGGGCCTCGCCGGCCTGACCGTGGCCGAGTACTTCCGCGACAAGGAGAACGCGGACGTGCTGGTGTTCATCGACAACATCTTCCGCTTCACGCAGGCCGGTTCCGAGGTGTCCGCGCTGCTCGGCCGTATGCCCAGCGCCGTGGGTTACCAGCCGACGCTCGCGACGGAGATGGGTGAGCTGCAGGAGCGCATCACCTCGACCCGCAACGGCTCGATCACCTCGGTGCAGGCCATCTACGTGCCCGCCGACGACATCACGGACCCGGCGCCGGCGACGGCCTTCGCCCACCTCGACGCGACGGTCGTGCTCTCGCGCGCCATCACGGAGCTGGGCATCTATCCGGCCGTGGACCCGCTGGCCTCCGGCTCGCGCATCCTGGACCCGCAGTTCGTCGGCGAGCGCCATTACAACGTCGCCAGCTCGGTGCAGCGCATCCTGCAGCGCTACAAGGAGCTCCAGGACATCATCGCCATCCTCGGCATGGACGAGCTCTCGGAAGACGACAAGAAGATCGTGGGCCGTGCCCGCCGCATCCAGCGCTTCATGTCGCAGCCGTTCGCGGTGGCCGAGCAGTTCACGGGCCGCCCGGGCAAGTTCGTGAAGCTCGAGGAGACGATCAGCTCGTTCGAGCGCCTCGTGGCTGGCGAGTTCGACCACCTGCCGGAGCAGGCCTTCTTCATGGCGGGCGGCATCGACGACGTGGTCGAGAACGCCAAGGCGCTGCAGGGCTGA
- a CDS encoding F0F1 ATP synthase subunit epsilon yields MLTISVISPEATLFEGKASSLTAPAFDGEVGILENHAPMVTTLGKGTLTVGDGASRFAVEGGFLQVVDNVVRVVTEKASRL; encoded by the coding sequence ATGCTGACGATCTCGGTCATCTCGCCCGAGGCGACGCTGTTCGAGGGCAAGGCGTCGTCGCTGACGGCGCCGGCCTTCGACGGCGAGGTCGGCATCCTCGAGAACCACGCGCCGATGGTGACGACGCTGGGCAAAGGCACACTCACGGTCGGCGATGGCGCGTCGCGCTTCGCCGTCGAGGGTGGGTTCCTGCAGGTGGTCGACAACGTCGTGCGCGTCGTGACGGAGAAGGCGTCGCGGCTCTAG
- a CDS encoding autotransporter domain-containing protein — MRKTSILAALLLIAPAALQAQASTYPSFQPTRIAEREYNFGLADFDGGTALIAQWREGLGNPRLQFTGDVGLSDVGDETGLIIGGSLHYQLTTASQDMPFDMVLGGGLGMTLHDNFNLLRVPFGVAIGHRFPLEGSFAISPYVHPRLSYDRVSVDGFGDNSETNLDLDIGANFELNAQMQIRLAATLGDGNSVGFAFAWSPRGLR; from the coding sequence ATGCGCAAGACTTCGATTCTCGCCGCACTGCTCCTGATCGCTCCGGCCGCGCTGCAGGCGCAGGCCTCGACCTATCCGTCGTTCCAGCCCACGCGTATCGCCGAGCGCGAGTACAACTTCGGTCTCGCCGACTTTGACGGCGGCACCGCGCTCATCGCGCAGTGGCGCGAAGGGCTGGGGAACCCGCGCCTGCAGTTCACCGGCGATGTCGGCCTCTCCGATGTGGGAGATGAGACCGGCCTGATCATCGGTGGCTCGCTGCACTACCAGCTCACGACGGCCTCGCAGGACATGCCGTTCGATATGGTGCTCGGCGGTGGCCTCGGAATGACGCTGCACGACAACTTCAACCTGCTGCGTGTGCCGTTTGGCGTGGCCATTGGCCACCGCTTTCCGCTCGAGGGAAGCTTCGCCATCTCGCCGTATGTGCATCCGCGGCTGTCGTATGACCGCGTGTCGGTGGACGGCTTCGGCGACAACAGCGAGACGAATCTCGACCTCGACATCGGCGCGAACTTCGAGTTGAACGCGCAGATGCAGATCCGACTCGCGGCGACGTTGGGTGACGGGAACTCCGTTGGCTTCGCGTTTGCGTGGTCGCCGCGCGGCCTGCGTTAA